From Aristaeella lactis, the proteins below share one genomic window:
- a CDS encoding peptidoglycan D,D-transpeptidase FtsI family protein: MDQKKKKTPEFWRYAAFLLVLFGIFIWLSSGLMNLQLKQSEEYKEKAEETRTKTIALRGKRGSISSADSVVLAKDVEIFNVTFQKDATANTKALYKQYTQSILDTIEIIERNGSTIDVSYVIRRKPELKEVEEEDEFGNIIKTTYDPNPEIAVGDWEFHFGSGVSDTVLETREKQWRSNNYLTNTTKYKTAEQCLEALQKRYQFDVIEEESNIKIPEETRLKVMAIYSEMQMNIFNSQPIVISKDVPFQTVIEIETRSATLPGMGIEVGTKRVYPRSTLASQIIGYTGAIPTREMWLELQAKGYSYNDTIGRDGIESSMEEWLTANSSLRKGYRTVERDQMSRVIRDIGEATQPQDGNNIKLTLNAAYQQEAERCIARNVNEVRDTQEKKLKNESWLEANKNDIHKRKWDQYPLQLAQHGCLIVLDMYDRVLALANYPTYDLNALVQGGDAALEILQDDRNLLLNYGIHARGTPGSIFKMVTGMGALSEGLLKWDERISDLGYFTKYNKDLSTAPKCWISKNARGEHANQTIVEGLEHSCNYFFYEISSRLEEDRLYQYANLFGLTSKTDIDLPGEVHSVVGCQNTLYDKNKPVNEANQDTSLPIIVFNSIKKHLRSCGANKGIDYSDENLSKCAKRLMDMAVDNDESNWLEYMRTILMEELNMTKEMVYLQSVIGDTYNYMNDIKWGGGQTILTGIGQSVTVLTPIAVARYVCTIANGGYVYNVSLIDSITAPDGTILAQREPGLIRRLEHCETEPGDTYGNTNYMALIRKGMKGVVDEAGTAKKHFRNWPYQDQIAAKTGTAQVTSIDLENNAWFVCFAPYENPEIAVVCFIPNGYSGSEASMAARDFIEWYMEQKEVRDVEIVLPTGNSLAP; encoded by the coding sequence GCTTCGCGGAAAACGCGGAAGCATAAGCTCCGCAGACTCTGTCGTGCTGGCGAAAGACGTTGAGATCTTTAACGTTACATTCCAGAAGGACGCCACAGCGAATACGAAAGCGCTCTATAAACAGTATACGCAGTCCATTCTTGATACCATTGAAATCATTGAAAGAAACGGAAGCACCATTGACGTTTCCTATGTCATACGCCGCAAACCTGAACTGAAGGAAGTTGAGGAAGAGGACGAGTTCGGCAATATTATCAAAACCACATATGATCCCAACCCGGAAATCGCTGTCGGAGACTGGGAATTCCACTTTGGTTCAGGTGTATCCGATACCGTTCTGGAAACCCGTGAAAAACAGTGGCGTTCCAATAACTACCTGACCAACACCACAAAGTATAAAACCGCGGAGCAGTGCCTTGAAGCCCTGCAGAAGCGGTATCAGTTCGACGTAATTGAAGAAGAATCAAATATAAAGATTCCCGAAGAGACCAGGCTGAAAGTCATGGCGATCTACTCGGAAATGCAGATGAACATCTTCAATTCACAGCCCATTGTTATTTCAAAGGATGTTCCTTTCCAGACCGTGATCGAGATCGAAACCCGTTCCGCCACGCTGCCCGGTATGGGGATTGAAGTGGGCACTAAACGGGTATATCCCCGCTCCACCCTGGCCTCCCAGATTATCGGCTACACCGGCGCGATCCCTACCCGTGAGATGTGGCTGGAGCTGCAGGCCAAAGGATATTCCTATAATGATACCATCGGCCGTGACGGTATTGAATCCTCCATGGAGGAATGGCTTACCGCGAACAGTTCCCTCCGGAAAGGCTACCGCACCGTGGAACGGGACCAGATGTCCCGCGTGATCCGTGACATTGGTGAGGCCACCCAGCCCCAGGACGGCAACAACATCAAGCTGACGCTTAACGCCGCTTATCAGCAGGAAGCTGAAAGGTGCATTGCCCGGAATGTGAACGAAGTCCGGGATACACAGGAAAAGAAACTGAAAAATGAATCCTGGCTGGAAGCTAACAAGAACGATATCCATAAGCGCAAGTGGGATCAGTATCCGCTCCAGCTGGCACAGCACGGCTGCCTCATCGTCCTGGATATGTATGACCGTGTCCTTGCCCTGGCCAACTATCCGACCTATGACCTGAATGCCCTGGTGCAGGGCGGAGACGCCGCCCTGGAAATCCTGCAGGACGACCGCAATCTTTTGCTGAACTACGGCATTCATGCCCGCGGAACGCCCGGCTCCATTTTCAAAATGGTTACCGGTATGGGTGCTCTGTCAGAAGGGCTGCTGAAATGGGACGAACGTATTTCAGACCTGGGATATTTTACAAAGTACAATAAGGACTTGAGCACAGCGCCTAAATGCTGGATCAGCAAAAACGCCCGTGGTGAACATGCCAACCAGACCATCGTTGAGGGACTGGAGCATTCCTGCAATTATTTCTTCTATGAGATATCTTCCCGTCTTGAAGAGGACAGGCTGTATCAGTATGCTAACCTCTTTGGCTTGACATCCAAAACGGATATAGACCTGCCCGGTGAGGTTCATTCCGTTGTCGGCTGCCAGAACACGCTGTATGACAAGAACAAGCCGGTGAATGAAGCAAACCAGGATACATCACTGCCCATCATTGTTTTCAACTCCATCAAGAAGCACCTCAGGAGCTGCGGTGCCAACAAGGGTATTGACTACAGCGATGAAAACCTCTCCAAGTGCGCCAAGCGCCTGATGGATATGGCTGTGGATAACGATGAATCCAATTGGCTGGAATATATGCGCACCATCCTGATGGAAGAACTGAACATGACCAAGGAAATGGTTTACCTCCAGTCCGTCATCGGTGATACCTACAACTACATGAACGATATCAAGTGGGGTGGCGGCCAGACCATCCTGACCGGTATCGGCCAGTCCGTTACCGTTCTGACACCTATCGCTGTAGCTAGGTATGTCTGTACCATTGCCAACGGCGGATATGTTTACAATGTATCCCTTATCGATTCCATCACAGCTCCGGATGGAACAATCCTGGCCCAGCGGGAGCCCGGTCTGATCCGCCGGCTGGAGCATTGTGAAACGGAACCCGGTGACACGTATGGCAACACCAACTATATGGCGCTGATCCGCAAAGGCATGAAGGGCGTTGTTGACGAGGCCGGTACAGCCAAAAAGCACTTCCGTAACTGGCCCTACCAGGATCAGATCGCCGCGAAAACAGGAACCGCGCAGGTTACCTCCATCGACCTGGAAAACAACGCCTGGTTCGTCTGCTTCGCGCCTTATGAGAATCCGGAAATCGCCGTGGTTTGCTTCATTCCCAACGGTTATTCCGGTTCTGAAGCGTCCATGGCCGCCCGTGACTTCATTGAATGGTATATGGAGCAAAAGGAAGTACGCGATGTTGAGATTGTCCTTCCCACAGGCAATTCTCTCGCGCCGTAA
- the minD gene encoding septum site-determining protein MinD yields MSKCYAVASGKGGVGKSTLTANLAAALALEGSRVLVIDADIGLRSQDAILSLENRVVYDLIDLAEGDCTLDQAVLPVDSVRGLFLLPAAQFSRARKLDPDRFRKILDSLRQSYDYIFIDCPAGVERGLRNVLNAGVDEEILVATPDDISVRSAERAFQVMDSKKLNRPWLIVNRINADWVRSAGMMSARTVSQVLDLPLLGEIPDDPVVLRAALKHSLFITYDCEARNALMRTASRLAGRSLPFPCYGEKKPSLLRRLFSRPLKEVTPIDDH; encoded by the coding sequence ATGTCTAAATGCTATGCGGTCGCTTCAGGAAAAGGTGGTGTAGGCAAATCAACGCTGACTGCCAATCTTGCCGCTGCCCTTGCCCTGGAAGGATCCCGTGTCCTTGTGATCGACGCTGATATCGGTCTTCGTTCCCAGGACGCGATCCTTTCGCTGGAAAACCGGGTGGTCTACGATCTGATCGACCTGGCGGAGGGAGACTGCACCCTCGACCAGGCTGTCCTGCCGGTGGATTCCGTCCGCGGTCTTTTCCTGCTGCCCGCTGCGCAGTTTTCCCGCGCCAGGAAACTGGATCCGGACCGTTTTCGCAAAATCCTGGATTCCCTGAGACAGTCCTATGACTATATCTTTATCGACTGTCCCGCGGGTGTTGAACGCGGTCTCCGGAATGTGCTGAACGCGGGTGTTGACGAGGAAATCCTTGTGGCTACGCCTGACGATATATCTGTCCGCAGCGCGGAAAGGGCCTTTCAGGTCATGGATTCCAAGAAGCTGAACCGGCCCTGGCTCATCGTAAACCGGATCAACGCCGACTGGGTCCGTTCCGCCGGTATGATGTCCGCCCGGACCGTTTCCCAGGTGCTGGATCTGCCGCTTCTGGGGGAGATACCCGATGACCCGGTTGTCCTTCGCGCCGCGCTAAAGCATTCGCTTTTCATCACCTATGACTGTGAGGCACGCAATGCCCTGATGCGTACGGCGTCAAGACTTGCCGGACGTTCTTTGCCTTTCCCTTGCTATGGCGAAAAGAAACCCTCATTGCTTCGCCGGCTGTTTTCCCGTCCTCTGAAGGAGGTGACCCCTATTGACGATCACTGA
- a CDS encoding FtsW/RodA/SpoVE family cell cycle protein, whose protein sequence is MTITENRHARAHVDGILIAMVFAMALFGVIAVCVATFSPDSSTDGSLLNHIFESSYAERQCLFLLLAPLVVGVITAFPFDILRRRAEWFYWAAFFLLAVTTIFNRAAGVKAWLDTLWGYTIQPSEFMKLAMILVLSKNFARQDRPMSDSRSFIHIFLIVIIPSIVILMQGETGSLLVIIFMFAVMMYFANVSMKTLGILGGLAVIGIAALAAFVVIAGVDDYRLNRITGWLNPAEYSSSDAYQQTMSKMTIGSGGLTGNGMFVTGAISQLNYVPADWTDFIYATIGETWGFVGCIAVLGGYILILLRMLYLAWFTRDKFGKLIIIGVMGMLLFHVLENIAMTLGLMPITGIPLPFLSYGGSNMMTNMGGVGLVLNAVKNRSLNAAVNTPQTLYNPYRIHKNFKTRAY, encoded by the coding sequence TTGACGATCACTGAGAACCGGCATGCGCGTGCTCATGTGGACGGTATCCTGATCGCGATGGTTTTTGCTATGGCTCTATTTGGCGTCATAGCGGTATGCGTAGCTACTTTTTCTCCTGATTCATCAACAGACGGCTCTCTTCTTAACCATATTTTTGAATCTTCCTATGCCGAACGCCAGTGTCTTTTCCTGCTCCTGGCGCCACTGGTTGTGGGTGTTATCACAGCGTTCCCTTTTGATATCCTGAGACGCCGCGCTGAATGGTTTTACTGGGCCGCTTTTTTCCTTCTGGCTGTGACCACCATCTTCAACAGGGCCGCCGGTGTTAAAGCCTGGCTTGATACCCTCTGGGGCTATACGATCCAGCCTTCGGAGTTTATGAAACTGGCTATGATCCTGGTTCTGTCCAAGAATTTTGCCAGGCAGGACCGTCCCATGAGCGATTCCCGGTCCTTTATCCATATCTTCCTGATCGTGATCATCCCCAGCATAGTCATCCTGATGCAGGGTGAAACAGGTTCACTGCTGGTGATTATCTTTATGTTCGCGGTCATGATGTATTTCGCGAATGTTTCCATGAAAACCCTGGGAATTCTGGGCGGGCTGGCTGTTATCGGTATTGCTGCCCTGGCTGCTTTCGTTGTCATTGCCGGCGTGGATGACTATCGTCTGAACCGGATCACCGGATGGCTGAACCCTGCCGAATATTCTTCTTCTGACGCTTACCAGCAGACCATGTCCAAAATGACCATTGGTTCCGGCGGACTGACCGGCAACGGCATGTTTGTCACAGGCGCAATATCACAGCTGAATTATGTTCCTGCTGACTGGACGGACTTCATTTACGCCACTATCGGTGAAACCTGGGGGTTCGTTGGCTGCATCGCTGTGCTCGGCGGCTATATCCTGATCCTGCTCAGGATGCTGTACCTTGCCTGGTTTACCAGGGATAAATTCGGCAAACTGATTATTATCGGCGTGATGGGCATGCTTCTTTTCCACGTGCTGGAAAATATCGCAATGACGCTCGGTCTCATGCCGATCACAGGAATACCGCTGCCTTTCCTTTCCTACGGCGGTTCCAACATGATGACAAACATGGGCGGTGTCGGCCTGGTGCTGAACGCGGTTAAAAACCGTTCCCTGAATGCGGCTGTCAATACGCCCCAGACCCTTTACAATCCCTACAGGATCCATAAAAACTTTAAAACCAGGGCCTACTGA
- a CDS encoding alpha/beta fold hydrolase: MDTRFNEDYLVQSSSYSDVMDHTVLPWLKERADVRRIPGYDGRSLYCESWQADRPLGTVLIVHGFTENTLKYSELIWSLLHLRFSVIAYDQRGHGRSWRPDGVPDPSVTHVDHFSDYVKDLRTVCDTYSEIMPRPWFIFAHSMGGAVASLLLEQEPALFTAAVLSSPMIAPSTRGVPVSLASALSFLADKAGRGKKKPFFMKPYAGPEDFETSCATDPERFAWYDRIKASEPLFQNSVPSYRWSLESLGVTGKILAPGQPEKITCPVLLFSAGIDFSVLPEPQEQFISRIPDGSLIPVPEARHEIYRSVNHVLFPWWHEVILFLKQHLPDHLSEGGVRS; encoded by the coding sequence ATGGATACGCGGTTCAATGAGGATTACCTTGTACAGTCATCCTCATACAGTGATGTGATGGATCATACTGTCCTGCCCTGGCTGAAGGAACGGGCGGATGTCCGCCGGATCCCAGGTTATGACGGCCGCTCCCTGTACTGTGAAAGCTGGCAGGCCGACCGCCCGCTTGGAACCGTGCTTATAGTCCATGGCTTTACCGAGAACACCCTGAAGTATTCCGAACTGATATGGTCCCTCCTGCATCTCCGTTTTTCTGTCATTGCCTATGACCAGCGCGGTCACGGACGCTCCTGGCGTCCGGACGGGGTTCCTGATCCTTCCGTAACCCATGTGGATCATTTTTCCGATTATGTGAAGGATCTGCGGACTGTCTGTGATACATACAGTGAAATCATGCCGCGTCCCTGGTTTATCTTTGCCCATTCCATGGGCGGAGCTGTTGCGTCCCTCCTGCTGGAGCAGGAACCGGCTCTGTTCACTGCGGCGGTTCTTTCCTCTCCCATGATCGCGCCGTCCACCCGGGGCGTTCCCGTTTCGCTTGCGTCTGCCCTTTCGTTCCTGGCGGACAAGGCAGGCAGGGGAAAGAAAAAACCTTTCTTTATGAAACCTTATGCCGGACCGGAGGATTTCGAAACATCCTGTGCCACAGATCCGGAACGGTTTGCCTGGTATGACCGGATCAAAGCATCTGAACCCTTATTCCAAAATAGTGTGCCCTCTTACCGCTGGTCTCTGGAATCCCTTGGAGTCACCGGAAAGATCCTTGCGCCCGGACAGCCTGAAAAGATCACCTGTCCTGTCCTTCTGTTTTCGGCCGGTATTGATTTCAGCGTGCTTCCTGAACCGCAGGAACAGTTTATCAGCAGGATTCCCGACGGAAGTCTGATTCCGGTTCCTGAAGCCCGTCATGAAATATACCGTTCTGTCAACCATGTCCTTTTCCCCTGGTGGCATGAAGTGATCCTTTTCCTGAAGCAACATCTTCCTGATCATTTATCCGAAGGAGGCGTCCGTTCTTGA
- a CDS encoding DUF3450 family protein — MNKKLCLILCFVLAFALLVMIFCSVNYLSLNKQLMNIRDQVADSQKTWEGIAAEKELLQQDLKTLKNELKEANLSLTESEESAEKLKADIETLQKEIAELEKSRP; from the coding sequence ATGAATAAGAAACTGTGTCTGATTCTTTGTTTTGTTCTCGCGTTTGCCCTTCTGGTAATGATCTTCTGTTCCGTAAATTATCTCAGTCTGAATAAACAGCTCATGAATATCCGTGACCAGGTTGCGGACAGCCAGAAAACATGGGAAGGAATTGCCGCTGAAAAAGAACTCCTCCAGCAGGACCTGAAAACGCTGAAGAATGAACTGAAGGAAGCAAATCTGTCCCTGACGGAATCTGAAGAAAGCGCTGAAAAACTCAAAGCGGATATTGAAACGCTTCAGAAGGAAATTGCGGAGCTGGAAAAATCGCGGCCCTGA
- a CDS encoding Lrp/AsnC family transcriptional regulator: protein MTKLETSLLEILREDCRIPLEKLSVMTGASLEEVAQAVDDLEKRKIILRYSPMINWDNTDRERVEAMIEVRVTPQRDMGFDAIARRIYRFDEVKSVYLMSGSYDLLVLVEARTLKELAAFVSAKLSPLETVTGTATSFVLKRYKEEGVVFETDDADHRLVISP, encoded by the coding sequence ATGACGAAACTGGAAACATCCCTTCTGGAAATTCTCCGGGAAGACTGCCGTATCCCGCTTGAAAAACTGTCTGTTATGACCGGCGCTTCCCTTGAGGAAGTCGCACAGGCTGTTGATGATCTTGAAAAACGTAAAATCATCCTTCGTTACAGTCCCATGATCAACTGGGATAATACAGACCGTGAACGGGTGGAGGCCATGATCGAGGTCCGTGTTACGCCCCAGCGTGATATGGGTTTTGACGCCATCGCCCGCAGGATCTACCGCTTTGACGAGGTGAAAAGCGTATACCTCATGTCCGGTTCCTATGACCTGCTTGTGCTGGTGGAAGCCCGCACGCTGAAGGAACTGGCGGCTTTTGTCTCCGCCAAGCTGTCCCCGCTTGAAACAGTAACGGGTACGGCCACCAGTTTTGTCCTGAAAAGGTACAAAGAAGAGGGCGTCGTTTTCGAAACGGATGATGCTGATCACAGGCTGGTGATTTCTCCGTGA
- a CDS encoding aminotransferase class I/II-fold pyridoxal phosphate-dependent enzyme yields MNYNQYLNSRIAAVPPSGIRRFFDLAASRKDAISLGVGEPDFKTPYQFRDAAINSLIDGETQYTGNRGLIELRQEISLYLSGRYNITYRPETEILVTIGASEAIDLALRALISDGDEVLVPDPSYVSYAPGVVFAGGVPVPVETRQEDDFRLKAETLEKKITDKSKILILPYPNNPTGAIMEKEDLEAIAKVIRKHDLLVISDEIYSELVYDNHVHVAFASIQDMFERTITINGFSKSFAMTGWRVGYACGPDEIITVMNKIHQYAIMCAPRMGQVAATAALRIGRENNYESVQVMRESYDRRRRLMVDAFRQMGLECFVPYGAFYVFPSIQRTGMTSEEFCSALLQEKNVAAVPGNAFGASGEGHIRCCYATAVDKINIALERIADFISSCS; encoded by the coding sequence GTGAACTACAATCAGTATTTAAACAGCCGGATTGCTGCGGTACCGCCCAGCGGAATACGTCGTTTCTTTGATCTTGCCGCGTCCCGGAAAGACGCCATTTCATTGGGCGTGGGCGAGCCCGACTTTAAAACCCCTTATCAGTTTCGTGATGCCGCGATCAATTCCCTTATTGACGGTGAAACACAGTATACCGGCAATCGCGGTCTCATTGAGCTGCGCCAGGAAATCTCCCTCTATCTGTCGGGAAGATATAATATCACCTATCGTCCCGAAACAGAAATACTGGTTACGATCGGTGCTTCCGAAGCGATAGACCTTGCTTTGCGTGCCCTGATTTCAGATGGGGATGAAGTCCTGGTTCCTGATCCCAGCTATGTTTCCTATGCTCCCGGTGTTGTTTTTGCCGGTGGTGTTCCGGTTCCTGTTGAAACCAGGCAGGAAGACGATTTCAGGCTGAAGGCTGAAACGCTTGAAAAGAAAATTACCGATAAATCCAAGATTCTGATTCTTCCCTATCCCAACAACCCGACAGGCGCGATCATGGAAAAGGAAGATCTCGAAGCGATTGCCAAAGTTATTCGTAAACATGACCTGCTGGTAATCTCTGATGAAATCTATTCAGAGCTGGTATATGACAATCATGTCCATGTGGCTTTTGCGTCTATACAGGATATGTTTGAACGGACAATCACCATTAATGGTTTCAGTAAATCCTTCGCCATGACTGGATGGCGCGTCGGTTATGCCTGCGGCCCTGATGAGATCATTACCGTCATGAACAAAATTCATCAGTATGCCATTATGTGCGCACCGCGTATGGGACAGGTGGCCGCCACCGCGGCGCTGCGCATCGGCAGGGAAAACAATTATGAGTCCGTGCAGGTCATGCGTGAAAGCTATGACCGCCGGAGAAGACTGATGGTGGATGCTTTCCGCCAGATGGGTCTGGAATGCTTTGTACCCTATGGAGCTTTCTATGTATTCCCGTCCATTCAGCGTACCGGCATGACCAGTGAGGAATTCTGCTCCGCCCTGCTACAGGAAAAAAATGTGGCTGCGGTTCCCGGTAATGCTTTCGGGGCTTCCGGTGAAGGGCACATCCGTTGCTGTTACGCGACCGCTGTGGATAAGATCAATATTGCTTTGGAACGGATAGCGGACTTTATCTCCTCTTGTTCCTGA
- a CDS encoding CapA family protein encodes MMKKRVLSLILAFLLLFPASALMSGEEDDLSIEDIIEVEDTDTVSDTPAADGSVTITVTCTGDLTIGGDNFHKKGKKFYDMLDKNNKNISFTMANVRDIFRKDDLTLVNFEGTFTNSKYVPDNKKGNQFLFNIDPEYVTVLSDNSIEAVSLENNHVMDHGQDGYDETKEVIRNAGVVYSNSEEIGVFNVKGIQIAMLSYLCIDRYDKPVGGYNNLYEKVAADIAATKEKYPIVIVSFHWGIEKYYYPTDNQKKMGRLAVDSGANLVIGHHSHRMNPIEEYNGVYICYSLGNFCFSGNDKPSDMNSFIFQTRFRIDKEGDISNTGFRIIPIRITSMKDKNDYTPTPVTDGMKIDGIINTLKDNGRKYLDYPVSEYPLDWKD; translated from the coding sequence ATGATGAAAAAACGTGTTCTTTCCCTTATTCTGGCTTTCCTGCTGCTGTTTCCGGCTTCGGCGCTGATGTCCGGAGAGGAGGATGATCTCAGCATTGAGGATATTATTGAAGTGGAAGATACAGATACCGTCTCGGATACGCCTGCGGCTGATGGCTCTGTGACCATTACAGTCACCTGTACCGGGGATCTGACCATTGGCGGGGATAACTTCCACAAAAAAGGTAAAAAGTTCTACGACATGCTCGATAAGAATAATAAGAACATCAGTTTTACCATGGCAAATGTCCGGGATATATTCCGCAAGGATGACCTGACGCTTGTCAATTTCGAAGGAACTTTTACTAACAGCAAATACGTTCCGGATAATAAAAAGGGCAACCAGTTCCTTTTCAATATTGATCCTGAATATGTTACCGTGCTCTCTGATAACAGCATAGAAGCCGTCAGCCTGGAGAATAACCATGTCATGGATCACGGTCAGGATGGATATGACGAAACAAAAGAAGTGATCCGGAACGCCGGCGTTGTCTATTCCAACTCTGAAGAGATCGGTGTTTTCAACGTCAAAGGCATCCAGATCGCCATGCTGAGCTATCTCTGTATTGACCGCTATGACAAGCCTGTCGGCGGGTATAATAATCTCTATGAGAAGGTAGCTGCTGATATCGCGGCCACAAAGGAAAAATATCCGATCGTGATCGTTTCCTTCCATTGGGGAATCGAAAAATATTACTATCCTACGGATAACCAAAAGAAAATGGGGCGTCTGGCCGTGGACAGCGGCGCGAACCTGGTCATCGGTCATCACTCCCATCGCATGAATCCCATTGAGGAATATAACGGGGTGTATATCTGTTATTCCCTGGGCAACTTCTGCTTCTCCGGCAACGATAAACCTTCCGACATGAATTCCTTTATCTTCCAGACCCGTTTCCGGATTGACAAGGAAGGCGATATCAGCAATACCGGTTTCCGGATCATTCCGATCCGGATCACCTCCATGAAGGATAAGAACGATTATACACCCACGCCGGTAACGGACGGAATGAAGATCGACGGGATCATCAACACGCTGAAGGATAACGGCCGTAAATACCTGGATTATCCTGTTTCTGAATACCCGCTCGACTGGAAAGACTGA
- the aepY gene encoding phosphonopyruvate decarboxylase, with the protein MLASFLLDTCLKAGIDFFTGVPDSLLKGLCNELYARYGTDTDTHVVAHNEGGAIALCAGHYLASGRPGLCYMQNSGLGNAVNPLASLMDPDVYAMPCLLVIGWRGEPGVKDEPQHVKQGKITLGQLDLLDIPYRIISSDTTEESFLADFEALMAEMKLGKTAAFVVRKGALKASSSPSYGNPYTMTRENAAAVILAASSPDDIFVSTTGKLSREVFELREARGEDHSRDFLTVGSMGHAGMIALRIASEKVNRRVWCLDGDGACLMHLGALPVIARRLPSNLVHIVINNGAHETVGGMPVCCGSMNIPAIAFAAGYPVVRSADSEEQLGSVLSECLSSAQGPVLIEVKCACASREDLGRPTTTPIQNRDAFMDNIR; encoded by the coding sequence ATGCTGGCTTCTTTCCTGCTGGACACCTGTCTCAAAGCCGGTATAGACTTTTTCACCGGTGTACCGGATTCTCTTCTCAAGGGACTCTGCAATGAATTATATGCCCGTTACGGTACTGATACCGATACGCATGTTGTCGCTCATAACGAAGGCGGTGCCATTGCCCTTTGCGCCGGGCACTATCTGGCATCCGGCAGGCCGGGCCTGTGTTATATGCAGAACAGCGGCCTGGGTAATGCTGTCAATCCCCTCGCTTCGCTGATGGACCCGGATGTCTATGCCATGCCCTGCCTGCTGGTGATCGGCTGGCGCGGTGAACCAGGTGTGAAGGATGAGCCCCAGCATGTAAAACAGGGAAAAATTACCCTGGGCCAGCTGGATCTGCTGGATATCCCCTACAGGATCATTTCATCCGATACAACAGAAGAGTCTTTCCTGGCTGATTTTGAGGCCCTTATGGCCGAGATGAAACTTGGGAAAACCGCTGCCTTTGTTGTCAGGAAAGGCGCGCTGAAAGCATCTTCTTCCCCGTCCTACGGCAATCCGTATACCATGACCAGGGAAAACGCCGCCGCGGTTATTCTTGCCGCTTCTTCCCCTGATGATATCTTTGTTTCCACCACCGGAAAGCTGTCCCGGGAGGTCTTTGAGCTTCGTGAGGCCCGCGGTGAGGATCATTCCCGGGATTTCCTGACCGTTGGCTCCATGGGGCATGCCGGGATGATAGCCCTTCGGATTGCTTCTGAAAAAGTAAACCGCAGGGTCTGGTGCCTGGACGGTGACGGTGCCTGCCTGATGCACCTGGGCGCTCTGCCGGTGATCGCCAGGCGGCTTCCTTCCAACCTTGTGCATATTGTCATTAATAACGGTGCCCACGAGACCGTCGGCGGCATGCCGGTGTGCTGCGGATCCATGAATATTCCCGCGATTGCTTTCGCGGCGGGATATCCGGTTGTCCGGAGCGCTGACTCAGAAGAACAGCTGGGTTCTGTCCTCTCTGAATGTCTTTCTTCTGCTCAGGGGCCTGTGCTTATCGAAGTAAAATGCGCCTGCGCTTCCCGTGAGGATCTTGGCCGTCCCACCACAACGCCGATCCAGAACCGGGATGCTTTTATGGATAATATCAGATAA